Proteins encoded in a region of the Methanofastidiosum sp. genome:
- a CDS encoding nitroreductase family protein has protein sequence MIENVNWESAINARRSIRSYEVLEVDKEAMSHLKNFIANMNVPFKHDVSISFFNADSSKRLYTGFVSPPDGMAFIADTDIPSISISGFVGEMAILYATSLGLATCWYGHYSLDELERILPHLKVINTLSKSKWGYGKGVVQGKRAICITPLGYWKKEGLRLADRVTESFMSYKRKPVGAFLENGLTEDSLPQDILYAFDLARKAPSGANSQHWRFKVSSDFKTISISMPIGYRHIKWEHPDVDIGICACHFWLGLMIKNIESKVSIIEEEGRAIWQFDLR, from the coding sequence ATGATTGAGAATGTTAATTGGGAATCTGCAATAAATGCCCGCCGCTCCATTCGAAGCTATGAGGTTCTGGAAGTTGATAAAGAAGCTATGTCCCACCTCAAGAACTTCATAGCAAATATGAACGTTCCTTTCAAGCATGATGTTTCGATTAGTTTTTTCAATGCAGATTCTAGCAAAAGACTTTACACCGGCTTTGTATCGCCCCCCGATGGCATGGCATTTATAGCAGACACAGATATCCCTTCAATCTCAATTTCTGGTTTCGTTGGCGAGATGGCAATTCTCTATGCAACGAGCTTAGGTCTTGCCACCTGCTGGTATGGCCATTATTCACTTGATGAATTGGAAAGAATTTTACCTCATCTTAAAGTAATCAATACTTTATCAAAATCAAAATGGGGTTATGGTAAGGGCGTAGTTCAGGGCAAGCGCGCAATATGTATTACTCCGTTAGGATACTGGAAAAAAGAAGGCTTGAGATTGGCAGATAGAGTAACGGAATCATTTATGAGTTACAAAAGAAAACCTGTCGGCGCTTTTTTAGAAAATGGACTAACTGAAGATTCACTTCCTCAAGATATTCTATATGCATTTGATCTTGCTAGGAAAGCCCCTTCAGGCGCCAACAGCCAACACTGGCGATTTAAAGTGTCCTCAGATTTTAAAACAATTTCAATATCAATGCCCATTGGTTACAGACACATCAAGTGGGAGCATCCTGATGTTGATATCGGTATATGTGCTTGTCACTTCTGGCTTGGCCTTATGATTAAAAATATAGAAAGCAAAGTCTCCATAATTGAAGAAGAAGGT